In Luteimonas viscosa, the genomic window CTGCGTCGGAAGCCCCGCAACGCGCAGTCCCTCGCGCAGCGCCGCCAGGCCCGCCGGGTCGGCGACCACGGCATGCGCGGGCCGGTGTGCGGCGCACAGCGCGACCAGCGCCGCCACGTTGCCCCCGGCCGCGAGCACGCTGGCCCGCAGGGTGTCGGGATGACGGGCGATGACGTCGAGCGCCGAGCCGCCGATCGAGCCGGTCGCGCCTAGGACTGCGACGCGCTGCATCAGAATCCGAGCCAGATCTTCGCCACGGCGAAGACCGGAAGCGCGGCCAGCACGCTGTCGATCCGGTCGAGCACGCCGCCGTGGCCCGGGATCAGCGTCCCCGAATCCTTCACCCCGACATGGCGCTTGAGCAGGCTCTCGAACAGGTCGCCGACCACCGAGAACAGGACCGTCGCCACCGCCGCCAGCGCCACCAGCGGCAGTTCGCCGGGTGCGGCGCCGGCCAGCGGCGCCATCGCCAGCGCCACCAGCACGCCCGCCACGACACCGCCGGCGAGGCCCTCGATGGTCTTGTTGGGACTGATCCGCGGCGCCAGCCGGCGACCGCCGAACCACCTGCCGCCGAACTTGCGGCCGGCGAAGTAGGCTCCGGTGTCGGTCGCCCAGACGATCATCAGCGCGGTCAGCAGCCAGACGTGTCCCTGTGGCACCAGGCGCCAGGCGGTGGGATCGGGATCCCCGGCGTGGATCACCGCCAGCGCACACCAGGCCGGCACCACCGCCAGCGTGCCCGCGGCCAGCTTGAATACCCGGGCGTGGGTGTCGTGGTCGGAGGCGAAGTCGTAGCGGCGCAGCCACAGCGCCGCCACCAGCCACCAGACCACGCCGAACATGCTCACCAGCTTGAACAGCACCAGAGACCCGCCGCTGTCGGTGGGCGAGGCCCAGACCAGGGCCGCCATCAGCAGCAGGTTGGCCAGCAGCAGCAGGGTGCGCTGCAGGGTGTCGCCGATCTCGGAGAGGCGGAACCATTCCCACAGCGCGGCGAGGAACACGATCGCCGCCAGCGCGACCAGCCACGGGGTCGGCAGCAGCAGCACCCCGGCGATCGCCAGTGGCGCCATCAGCAGGGCGGCGAATACGCGGGTGCGGGTCAAGTCGTGGCACTCCCGTGCATGGAGGATCGGACGCCGGAGACCTGCTCCCCGGTCAGCCCGTAGCGGCGCTCGCGGGCGCCGAAGTCGCGGATCGCCGCGTGCAGGGTCGCCGCGTCGAGGTCCGGCCAGAGCGTCTGCGTGAACCAGAGTTCGGTGTAGGCCAGCTGCCAGAGCAGGAAGTTGCTGATCCGGCAGTCGCCGCCGGTGCGGATGAACAGGTCCGGCGGGGGCAGGTCGGCAAGGGCCACGCGCGCGGCGACCGCGGCTTCGTCTATCTGCTCGGGGCGCAGGCGCCCGGCGGCGACATCCTCGGCCAGCGCCCGCGCTGCCGCCGCGATGTCCTGACGCCCGCCGTAGCTGGCGGCGATCGCGAGCGTGAGCCGGGCGTTGTCGCGGGTGAGCGTCTCGGCGGCCTGCATCCGCGCCCGGATGTCGGCGGGGAAACGGGTCCGGTCGCCGATGAAGCGGACCTGCACGCCGCGCCGGTGCAGTTCCTCGACCTCGCGGTCGAGCGCCGCCAGGAACAGCTTCATCAGCGCCCCGACCTCCTCCTCGGGCCGGCCCCAGTTCTCGCTGGAGAAGGCGAACAGGGTCAGTGCGCGGATGCCCTGGTCGAGGCAGAAATCGATGCAGACGTTGACCGCGCGCGCCCCGGCGCGATGCCCGATCGCGCGCGGACGGCGCCGCCGCGCGGCCCAGCGGCCGTTGCCGTCCATGATGATCGCGACGTGCCTCGGTACGTCGAGGGGATTGGGGATGGGGGATTGGGGATTCGGAAAAGCGGAATCCCGCGAATCGGCGGCGTCAGTCAATGGCATGGCCTCTTTCGGACTTCTGGCTCGTGGCCGATCCCTAATCCCTGGTCCCGAATCCCGAATCCCGGCTCTCGTCAGACCGCCATCAGTTCCTGTTCCTTGCCCTTGACCACCTCGTCGACGTCCTTGATGGCCTTGTCGGTGATCTTCTGGATCTCGTCCTCGCCACGGCGCTCGTCGTCCTCGGAGATCTGCTTTTCCTTGAGCAGTTCCTTGACCTGCTGGATCGCGTCGCGGCGGATGTTGCGGATCGCCACCTTGGCGTCCTCGCCCTCGGCGTGGACCACCTTCGACAGTTCCCTGCGGCGCTCCTCGGTCAGCGCCGGCAGGTTCAGGCGGATCGTGGTGCCGGCGGTGGTGGGGGTCAGGCCGAGGTCCGAGGCGAGGATCGCCTTCTCGACCGGACCGACCATCTGCTTCTCCCATGGCGTGATCGTCAGCGAACGCGCATCGCTGATCGCCACGCTGGCCACCTGGCTCAGCGGCATGTCGGAGCCGTAGTAGTTGACCTTCAGGTGCTCGACCAGCGCGGTCGACGCGCGGCCGGTGCGGATCTTCACCAGGGTGTGGCGCAGCGCCTCGACGCTCTTGGCCATGCGGGTCTGGGCGTCCTTCTTGATCTCGTTGAGCATCGACGGCTCCGGGTATCCTCTGGGCTAAGCTGCGGGATTATAGGCGGTGCGGCGTCGGCACGAGCCGGGACGCGCCGTCCGCGGCGGCTTTCCCGCAGCGAAAGCCCGCATCCACCGGTCCGGGGATGCGGGAAAGCGGCGCCCGCGTGAGCGTGCGTTGGTCCGTCCGCGATGTGCGGCACGTCGACGGTGCGGGGCAGGGCGCGGCGACGCGCAGGATCGACGAGGCCTGGTGCATCGCTGCGCCCGGGCCGGGCCGGGGTTCGACCAGGCACGGTCGCGGCGCCCTGGCGGGGTCCGGTGGCACGGCGTGGACGCGTCGCGGCGCAGGGCGGCCCGGTCGCGCCGGCAGCGGTGAGCCCCGCCGGGGCGAGGATGGCGGGCTTCAGCCCCGTCCGCGTACCAGGGTGCCGATCGGTTCGCCCTGGAGGATGCGCAGCAGCACGCCCGGCTGGCCCATGTCGAAGATGCGCAGCGGCAGGTCGCTGTCGCGGCACAGCGCGAACGCCGCGGTGTCCATCACCTGCAGGTCGCGCGACAGCACCTCGTCGTAGCTCAGCGAGTCGAAGCGCACCGCGTCGGTGTGCTTCTTCGGATCCTTGTCGTAGACGCCGTCGACCTTGGTCGCCTTGAGCAGCAGGTCGGCGCCGATCTCGATCGCGCGCAGCGCCGCGCCCGAATCGGTGGTGAAGAACGGATTGCCGGTGCCGGCGGCGAAGATCGCGATCCGGCCCTTCTCGAGATGGCGGATCGCGCGCCGGCGGATGTAGTCCTCGCAGACGTCGTTGATCTTGATCGCGCTCATCACCCGGGCGCGCGCGCCCAGCTTCTCCAGCGCGTCCTGCAGCGCCAGCGCGTTGATCACCGTGGCCAGCATGCCCATCTGGTCGCCGGTCACCCGGTCCATGCCGCCGGCCGCGAGTCCCGCGCCGCGGAAGATGTTGCCGCCACCGACCACCACGCCGATCTCGGCGCCCGCCTGCTGCGCCTCGATCACCTCGCGCGCCAGCCGGCCGATGACCTTCGGGTCGATCCCGTAGTCCTCGTCGCCCATCAGCGCCTCGCCGGACAGCTTCAGCAGGACGCGGCGATAGGCGAGCTGGGACATCCGGACCTCGGGGCTGGGGGGCGCGGGAATTCTAGCCCATCGCCGTCGATGCCGGTTCGGCGTCGGGCCGCCTTCCCGGTTCAACCACCGGGCGTGGCGACCTGGTTGCGGCCATCGCGCTTGGCGCCGTAGAGCGCCTCGTCGGCCGCCCGCAGCAGCGCGTCGGCACTGGCGAACTGGTCGCTGCCGCCCTGGCAGGCCAGTCCCGCGGAAAAGGTGATGTACAGGGGAACGCCGTCGATCAGCGCCATCGGCGTGCGCGAGATCTCCGCCAGGATCCGCTCGAGCGTGACGCGCGCCGCAGCGGCGTCGCAATTGCCGAGCACGATCAGGAATTCCTCGCCGCCGTAGCGCGCGAGCAGGTCGCTCTGCCGCAGCTGCGCGGCAAGGCAGCGGGTGAACTCCTGCAGCACCTGGTCGCCGACCAGGTGCCCGTGGCGATCGTTGATGCGCTTGAAGTCGTCGAGATCGATGAAGGCGATCGACAGCGGCCGGTCGTGGCGCAGCGCTTCCTCGAACTCGCGCTCCAGCACCTCCTCCAGCTGCAGGCGGTTGTAGGCGCCGGTGAGCGGGTCGCGCCGCACCTGTTCGGAGAGGTCGCGCGTCCTGGCCTTGAGCACGTCGATCTCGCGCCTGGCGTCGGCGGCGTTGCGGATCTCGATCAGGTTGCGCACCACCATCAGTTCCTGCACCCGGCCATGGAGCGCGCGAAGCTCGCGCGGATGTTCCAGGCGCACCTCGAACAGGGCCTCCAGCTCCGGTGCCGATGCCGACATGCGTTCGAGCAGGCGGGCGGTCTCCAGCCCGGTCAGCCCGGTGCGACGCTCCAGCTCGGTGGCGATCGCCCGCAGTTGCTCCGGGGTGCCCGCCCGCAACCAGAGGTCCGCGAGCAGGCCGGAGCCCGCGACGCATGCGAGTTCGGGATCGCCCTCGTAGTGCCCGCATTCGTGGCGGGCGACGATCCGCTGCAGGTAGGCGGGCAGGTTCCAGCGCGCCGCCAGCCAGGCGCCGACCTCGGCGTGGTCGCTGCCGAACAGTTCGCGTTCGCGCTCCAGCGACAGGATGCTGGCGGGTACGTTGCCGATCTCGGCGTAGCGGTCCGGCAGGACCTGCATCAGGGCCAGCGCCCCGATATCCTGCAGCAGGCCGCCGAGCATCAGTTCTTCCAGTTGCTCCAGCCCGGCCCGCTCGGCGAGCAGGCGGCTGGCCATGGCGCTCAGCACGCTCCGGCGCCAGAAGTGCTCCCGCGCCGCCGCGACCTGGCCACCTCCGCGCATCGCGGCCGCCAGCGAGAACCCGAGCGCGAGAGTGATCGCCGCGTTCAGGCCGAGCAGGGCGAGCGCCCGCGAGACCGTCGCGGCCGGGCGCCTGGTGGCGCTGGCGAACAGCGGCGAGTTGGCGATGCGCAGGATCCTGGCGCTGAGCGCGGGATCGTGGTTGATCACCTCGGCGGTGGCGGCCAGGTGGGCGGCAGGATCCTGGGCAAGCGCGATGACCCGCAAGGCCACACCCGGCGGGCTCGGCAGGTCGCCGCAGCGGTCGAGCAGGATTTCGAACTCCGGGTGCATCGAACTGCGGGCTCCATGAGGGTATGGCCGACCGCCTGGGCGTTGCGCAGGCGGGGGTGGGCGCCTTCGTTATCGGCCGATGGTCGCGCAGCTGTAGCGGGCGCGCAGGCCCGGGGGGACTCCCCGCAGGCGGCCCGCGCGCCGCGGTCGTTCAGCCGATCAGCGCCCACTCGATTCCGGTGCCTCGACGCCGGCCGCCTTCCCCGGGCGAGGCCGCTGGGGGCCCGGCGCCACGCTCTGCCGTTGGCCGGAATGGCGACGACACCAGCAGCGATGGGTGGCCCGGGAGCTGCGGAGCGGGCGCATTGTCCTCACACCCGGAGGCGTACTATCGCGTCGATGCCGTCCTCCGCGGTCGGCAGAGGGGTTCCGTGGACAGTCAGGATGACAGGATCGCTCTTGCCGTGGCGCAGCGTGCCGGCGAGAGTGCGGACGCGGCGCGGATCGCAGAGGCGATCGGGGAGATCTGGGATCGGATCGATGTCGCGCTGGCGCCGATCATCGGACAGCGTGGCGTGGCTGCGCTCTACAGGCGCAGCCTGTATCTCGCCGCCGCGGCCCATTCCTGGCTCGCGCTGCAGGAAGACCCGCAGGCGCCACCGGACCTCGTGGCCCTGAAGTCGTCGATCGCGCGCCAGCCTCCCCCCGAGGCCGCGGCCGGCGGCGTCGCCCTGCTGCAGGCCTTCCACACCCTCCTGACCAGCCTGGTCGGTCCTTCGCTCACCCTGCGCTTGCTCGACGCCGTGTGGACGCCACCTTCCCCCACCAGCGGCTCGTCCGCCCAGGATCCATCGCCATGACCTCTGTCACCATCAACCGCCTGGCTACCGGCGTGCCGGGCCTGGACGACGTGCTGGGCGGAGGCCTGCCGGAATACTCGTTCAACCTCATCGCCGGTCCCCCGGGCAGCGGCAAGACCACGCTGGCGCACCAGATGATGTTCGCGCTGGCGACGCCGCAGCGTCCGGCACTGTATTTCACGGTACTCGGCGAGCCGCCGCTGAAGATGCTGCGTTACCAGCAGCAGTTCGCGTACTTCGACAGCGCCGCGATCAACCAGTCCATCCGCATGATCAACCTTTCGGAGGAAACCGGTGCGGGCGATCTCGACCGGGTCCTGCAACGCATCGTCGAGGCGATGGAGACGCACGCGCCGGCGCTGGTGTTCGTCGATTCGTTCCGCTCCGTGGTGCTCGCCAGCGGATCCGCCGGCACCGGGCACAACCAGTTGCAGCAGTTCGTGCAGCAGCTCGGCATGCTGATGACCAGCTGGCAGGCCACGACCTTCCTGATCGGCGAATACTTCACCGAGACCGGTCCCAACCCGATCTTCACCATCGCCGACGGGCTGATCTGGCTGCGCCAGAGCGTCGAGCGCAACTCGATGGTGCGCAAGATGGAGATCATGAAGATGCGTGGACAGCCGACGCTGCCGGGGCTGCACACCTTCCGCATCGGGGAAAGCGGCATCAAGGTGTTCGCGCCGGCGCGGGTTTCGGTGGACGCGATCGACAACCTTCCGGCACGGGACGACGTGCGCCTGCGGATGGGCGTGCCGCGCCTGGACGAGATGCTCGGCGGCGGCCTGCCCCGCGGCTACTCGCTGCTGGTGGCCGGGCCCTCGGGCTCGGGCAAGAGCATCCTCGCCGCCTCGTTCTTGGCCGAGGGCGTGCGCGCCGGCGAGGCGGGCGTCATCGCTGTGTTCGAGCAGCGCCCGGACCACCTGCGCAACCGACAGCTGGCCGACCTGATCGCGGCCGACCAGGTCGGCCTGGTGGACACCCGTGCGCCCGACCTGTCGATCGACGAGATCGTGCTGCTGATCCTGGACGAGGTGCGCCGGCGCAAGGCCAGTCGCGTGGTCGTCGATTCGCTCTCGGGGTTCGAGCTCGCGGTGGCGCCGACCTTCCGCCACGACTTCCGCGAGAACCTCTCGCGCATGGTCGCCGCGCTCGCCGCCGCCGGCCTCACGGTGCTGATGACCTCCGAGCTCGAGGATCGCTACACCGACCTGCGCTTCAGCCCCTATGGCACCGCGTTCCTCACCGACGCGATCATCGTGCAGCGCTACATCGAGGTGGAAAGCCGGCTGCGGCGGGTGATGGCGGTGGTCAAGGTGCGTTCGAGCGGGCACTCGGACGAGCTGCGCGAGTACACGATCGACGAGGGTGGCCTTCGCATCGGCGGGACGCTGCCCGAGCAGGAGGGGCTGCTGGGCGGCAGGCCGACCAGCAAGCACCCGCGCGTACCGTCGGCCGCCGCCGGCGACGACGGCTAGGCGCCACGATGACCGCGCCCGGCAAGCAGGATGGATCCGCAACGGCGGAAGCCGCGCGGGATCTGTGGCGACTGCAGGAGCAGGCGGGTCAGGCGCGCGCCGACCTGGTGCGCCTGCAGCAGCAGGTGGTCGAAGCGGAAAACCGCCTCGACAGCCGTCGGGCGGCGGAACTGGTCGAGGCGAACGAGCAGTTGCTGTGCTCGGCGCTCGCCGCGCAAGTCGATGCCGACACGTGCAAGGAAACCCTGCAGGAGATGTCGCGATCGCAGGGGCACGATGTCCTGACCGAACTGCCCAACCGGCTGCTCCTGCTCGACCGGTTCGCGCAGGCCATCGCGCACGCGAACCGGCACGGCACCCGCCTGGCGGTGCTGTTCCTGGACATCGACCACTTCAAGCAGATCAACGACACCTTCGGGCACGCGGCCGGCGACGAGGTACTGAAGCTGGCCGCCCGCCGGCTCACGGCCGCGGTGCGCGACGTGGATACCGTCTCGCGCCATGGCGGCGACGAGTTCCTGATCCTGCTCACCGAGGTCGATCAGGTTGCCGATGCCATCGACGTGGCCCACAAACTGACCTCGGCGCTGGGTGTGCCCGACCGCGTCGGCGGGCACGTCCTGCGCCTGACCGCGAGTATCGGCATCAGCGTCTACCCCGAGCATGGCGAAGATGCGGATGCGCTGATCGACTGCGCCGATACCGCGATGTACGACGCCAAGCGACGCGGCCTGGGCAATTGCGTCTTTGGCGCTGGCGGCCCGGAACGAACGGAGACGCCGGCGCCGACCGCATTGCGACGGCCACTGACCCGGTACGAACTGGCGCTGGCCGAGCACGATCGGTGGCATGTGCAACTGCGCGAGGCGAACGAGCAGCTGGTGCTGGCGGCGCTGACCGCCCAGGACCTGCAGGCCGCGGCAGAACGCCTGCAGCGCCAGCAGAAGGAGTTCCTGGCCATGATGGCCCACGAACTGCGCAATCCGCTGACCTCTATCCGCCTCGCCTCGACCATGCTCGCGCAGTCCGAGGGCGGCGATCCGGCGCGGATGCAGGCGATCATCGAGCGCGAAGTGACGCACATGGCGCGCGTGGTGAGCGACCTGCTCGACGTCTCGCGCGCCAACACCGGCAAGCTGCGGCTCGAACGCCGCACCGTGGACCTGGCCGGGGTCGTCGACGCGGCGATCGACGCCTGCCGGCCGGCGATGGACATGCGCCTGCAGCACCTGGGCGTGCAACTGCCTTCGCGTGCGGCCACCGTGGACGGCGACCCGGTGCGCCTGGTGCAGGTACTCGGCAACCTGCTCGACAATGCGTCCAAGTACACGCCCGAAGGCGGCCGGATCGGGCTCGCCCTCGCGCTGCTCGGCGACACCGTGGCGATCAGCGTCTCCGACAGCGGGATCGGCATCAGCGCCGAAGCCCTGCCGGACGTGTTCGAGCCGTTCGTACAGGACGGGCACGCCATCGGCTTCAACGGCGTGGGCCTCGGCATCGGGCTGACCGTCGTACGCGAACTGGTCGAGGCCCACGGCGGCAGCGTGGTCGCCACCAGCGCCGGCCACGGGCAGGGCAGCCGGTTCGTGGTCACGCTGCCGCTGCTTCGATAGGTACTTCCCGCGAACGCGCAATCCGGATCGGCGCGCATGAAAAAAGCCGCGCTTTCGCGCGGCTTCGTTCAACGGCTGCGAACGCGGGAGGTCAGGCCAGGCCGGCCTGCTTCATCACTTCGGCGGCGTAGTCCTCGACCACCTTCTCGATGCCTTCGCCGACGGCCAGGCGCTGGAAGCCGACGACCTCGGCGCCCGCGCCCTTGAGCACGGCCTCGACGCTCTTGTCGGTATCGAGCACGTAGGGCTGGCCGTACAGGCTGACCTCGTTGACGATCTTGGCGATCTTGCCGCCGATGATCTTCTCCAGGATCTCGGCCGGCTTGGCGCGATCCTTGTCGGACATCTTCGCCAGCTCGATCTCCTTTTCCTTGGCGATGAAGTCGGCCGGCACGTCGCTCTGCTTGTTGTGCGGCGGGTTCATCGCGGCGACGTGCATCGCCAGCCCGCGGGCGAGCTCGGCATCGCCGCCCTTGACCTCGACCAGCACGCCGATCTTGCCGCCGTGCACGTACGCGGCGACGTGGTTGCCGCTGTCGATGCGGGCCAGGCGGCGCACCTGCACGTTCTCGCCGACCTTGGCGATCACGGCCGCACGCGCTTCCTCAACGGTTTCGCCCGACGGCAGCTTCGTGGCCTTGAGCGCCTCGACGTCGGCCGCGGCGAGCGCGGCCTGGGCCACGGCCTCGGTGAAGGCGACGAAGTTCTCGTCCTTGGCGACGAAATCGGTCTCGGAGTTGATCTCGACCAGCACGGCCTTGCCGGCCTCCTGCGCGGCGGCGATGCGGCCTTCGGCGGCGACGCGGCTGGCCTTCTTGTCGGCCTTGGCCAGGCCAGACTTGCGCAGCGCCTCGGCGGAGGCGTCGATGTCGCCGTTGTTCTCGGTGAGCGCCTTCTTGCACTCCATCATGCCGGCGCCGGTACGCTCGCGCAGTTCCTTGACCAGGGATGCGGTGATTTCCATCGGGGACCTCGGATTCGAAAAAATGACCGGCGGGCAGGGCCCGCCGCTGGATTCGTGACGGCTGACGTGGGGACGACGGCCGCGATCGCAACCGCGGCAGGATGCCGCGGCCGCATTGCCGCAGGATTACCCGGCGGCCGGGGCCTCGTCGGCCTTGGCGGGCTCGGCCGCTTCGGCCGGCGCGGCGCCCTTGGCGGCCTCGGCGCCGTCGTCGGCGGCCTTCTTCGCCGGCGCGCGACGACCCGGCTTGGCATCGCCCTCGACGAACTCTTCCTCGCGCACGTTCGCGGCGTTCGGCGCGGCGGCCTTGCCTTCCAGCACGGCGTCGGCGGCGGCGCTGGCGTACAGCTGCACGGCGCGGATCGCGTCGTCGTTGCCGGGGATGGCGTAGTCCACCAGGGCCGGGTCGTAGTTGGTGTCGACCACCGCGACCACCGGGATGCCGAGCTTCTTGGCTTCCTTGACCGCGATGTCCTCGTGGCCGATGTCGATCACGAACAGCGCGTCGGGCAGGCGGTTGAGGTCCTTCAGGCCGCCGAGCGAGGACAGCAGCTTGTCGCGCTCGCGACGCAGGCCCAGCACCTCGTGCTTGACCAGCTTCTCGAAGGTGCCGTCGGTCTCGGCGGCTTCCAGTTCCTTCAGGCGGGCGACGGACTGCTTGACGGTGCGGAAGTTGGTCAGCGTGCCGCCCAGCCAGCGCTGGGTCATGTACGGCATGCCGCAGCGCTCGGCCTCTTCCTTGACCGCGTCGCGCGCGCTGCGCTTGGTGCCGACGAACAGCACGATGCCGCGCTTCTGGGCGATGCCCGAGATGAAGTTCATCGCGTCGTTGAACAGCGGAACCGTCTTCTCGAGGTTGATGATGTGGATCTTGCCGCGGGCACCGAAGATGTAAGGCGCCATCTTCGGGTTCCAGTAGCGCGTCTGGTGGCCGAAATGGACGCCGGCTTCCAGCATCTGGCGCATGGTGATCTGGGGCATGGGTTGGAACTCCTGGAAAGGAACCGGCCGCCACG contains:
- a CDS encoding phosphatidate cytidylyltransferase, with protein sequence MTRTRVFAALLMAPLAIAGVLLLPTPWLVALAAIVFLAALWEWFRLSEIGDTLQRTLLLLANLLLMAALVWASPTDSGGSLVLFKLVSMFGVVWWLVAALWLRRYDFASDHDTHARVFKLAAGTLAVVPAWCALAVIHAGDPDPTAWRLVPQGHVWLLTALMIVWATDTGAYFAGRKFGGRWFGGRRLAPRISPNKTIEGLAGGVVAGVLVALAMAPLAGAAPGELPLVALAAVATVLFSVVGDLFESLLKRHVGVKDSGTLIPGHGGVLDRIDSVLAALPVFAVAKIWLGF
- the uppS gene encoding polyprenyl diphosphate synthase — translated: MPLTDAADSRDSAFPNPQSPIPNPLDVPRHVAIIMDGNGRWAARRRRPRAIGHRAGARAVNVCIDFCLDQGIRALTLFAFSSENWGRPEEEVGALMKLFLAALDREVEELHRRGVQVRFIGDRTRFPADIRARMQAAETLTRDNARLTLAIAASYGGRQDIAAAARALAEDVAAGRLRPEQIDEAAVAARVALADLPPPDLFIRTGGDCRISNFLLWQLAYTELWFTQTLWPDLDAATLHAAIRDFGARERRYGLTGEQVSGVRSSMHGSATT
- the frr gene encoding ribosome recycling factor, giving the protein MLNEIKKDAQTRMAKSVEALRHTLVKIRTGRASTALVEHLKVNYYGSDMPLSQVASVAISDARSLTITPWEKQMVGPVEKAILASDLGLTPTTAGTTIRLNLPALTEERRRELSKVVHAEGEDAKVAIRNIRRDAIQQVKELLKEKQISEDDERRGEDEIQKITDKAIKDVDEVVKGKEQELMAV
- the pyrH gene encoding UMP kinase; amino-acid sequence: MSQLAYRRVLLKLSGEALMGDEDYGIDPKVIGRLAREVIEAQQAGAEIGVVVGGGNIFRGAGLAAGGMDRVTGDQMGMLATVINALALQDALEKLGARARVMSAIKINDVCEDYIRRRAIRHLEKGRIAIFAAGTGNPFFTTDSGAALRAIEIGADLLLKATKVDGVYDKDPKKHTDAVRFDSLSYDEVLSRDLQVMDTAAFALCRDSDLPLRIFDMGQPGVLLRILQGEPIGTLVRGRG
- a CDS encoding GGDEF domain-containing protein, with translation MHPEFEILLDRCGDLPSPPGVALRVIALAQDPAAHLAATAEVINHDPALSARILRIANSPLFASATRRPAATVSRALALLGLNAAITLALGFSLAAAMRGGGQVAAAREHFWRRSVLSAMASRLLAERAGLEQLEELMLGGLLQDIGALALMQVLPDRYAEIGNVPASILSLERERELFGSDHAEVGAWLAARWNLPAYLQRIVARHECGHYEGDPELACVAGSGLLADLWLRAGTPEQLRAIATELERRTGLTGLETARLLERMSASAPELEALFEVRLEHPRELRALHGRVQELMVVRNLIEIRNAADARREIDVLKARTRDLSEQVRRDPLTGAYNRLQLEEVLEREFEEALRHDRPLSIAFIDLDDFKRINDRHGHLVGDQVLQEFTRCLAAQLRQSDLLARYGGEEFLIVLGNCDAAAARVTLERILAEISRTPMALIDGVPLYITFSAGLACQGGSDQFASADALLRAADEALYGAKRDGRNQVATPGG
- a CDS encoding ATPase domain-containing protein, translating into MTSVTINRLATGVPGLDDVLGGGLPEYSFNLIAGPPGSGKTTLAHQMMFALATPQRPALYFTVLGEPPLKMLRYQQQFAYFDSAAINQSIRMINLSEETGAGDLDRVLQRIVEAMETHAPALVFVDSFRSVVLASGSAGTGHNQLQQFVQQLGMLMTSWQATTFLIGEYFTETGPNPIFTIADGLIWLRQSVERNSMVRKMEIMKMRGQPTLPGLHTFRIGESGIKVFAPARVSVDAIDNLPARDDVRLRMGVPRLDEMLGGGLPRGYSLLVAGPSGSGKSILAASFLAEGVRAGEAGVIAVFEQRPDHLRNRQLADLIAADQVGLVDTRAPDLSIDEIVLLILDEVRRRKASRVVVDSLSGFELAVAPTFRHDFRENLSRMVAALAAAGLTVLMTSELEDRYTDLRFSPYGTAFLTDAIIVQRYIEVESRLRRVMAVVKVRSSGHSDELREYTIDEGGLRIGGTLPEQEGLLGGRPTSKHPRVPSAAAGDDG
- a CDS encoding diguanylate cyclase domain-containing protein, with translation MTAPGKQDGSATAEAARDLWRLQEQAGQARADLVRLQQQVVEAENRLDSRRAAELVEANEQLLCSALAAQVDADTCKETLQEMSRSQGHDVLTELPNRLLLLDRFAQAIAHANRHGTRLAVLFLDIDHFKQINDTFGHAAGDEVLKLAARRLTAAVRDVDTVSRHGGDEFLILLTEVDQVADAIDVAHKLTSALGVPDRVGGHVLRLTASIGISVYPEHGEDADALIDCADTAMYDAKRRGLGNCVFGAGGPERTETPAPTALRRPLTRYELALAEHDRWHVQLREANEQLVLAALTAQDLQAAAERLQRQQKEFLAMMAHELRNPLTSIRLASTMLAQSEGGDPARMQAIIEREVTHMARVVSDLLDVSRANTGKLRLERRTVDLAGVVDAAIDACRPAMDMRLQHLGVQLPSRAATVDGDPVRLVQVLGNLLDNASKYTPEGGRIGLALALLGDTVAISVSDSGIGISAEALPDVFEPFVQDGHAIGFNGVGLGIGLTVVRELVEAHGGSVVATSAGHGQGSRFVVTLPLLR
- the tsf gene encoding translation elongation factor Ts; the protein is MEITASLVKELRERTGAGMMECKKALTENNGDIDASAEALRKSGLAKADKKASRVAAEGRIAAAQEAGKAVLVEINSETDFVAKDENFVAFTEAVAQAALAAADVEALKATKLPSGETVEEARAAVIAKVGENVQVRRLARIDSGNHVAAYVHGGKIGVLVEVKGGDAELARGLAMHVAAMNPPHNKQSDVPADFIAKEKEIELAKMSDKDRAKPAEILEKIIGGKIAKIVNEVSLYGQPYVLDTDKSVEAVLKGAGAEVVGFQRLAVGEGIEKVVEDYAAEVMKQAGLA
- the rpsB gene encoding 30S ribosomal protein S2, which codes for MPQITMRQMLEAGVHFGHQTRYWNPKMAPYIFGARGKIHIINLEKTVPLFNDAMNFISGIAQKRGIVLFVGTKRSARDAVKEEAERCGMPYMTQRWLGGTLTNFRTVKQSVARLKELEAAETDGTFEKLVKHEVLGLRRERDKLLSSLGGLKDLNRLPDALFVIDIGHEDIAVKEAKKLGIPVVAVVDTNYDPALVDYAIPGNDDAIRAVQLYASAAADAVLEGKAAAPNAANVREEEFVEGDAKPGRRAPAKKAADDGAEAAKGAAPAEAAEPAKADEAPAAG